In Vidua chalybeata isolate OUT-0048 chromosome 5, bVidCha1 merged haplotype, whole genome shotgun sequence, one genomic interval encodes:
- the TMEM213 gene encoding transmembrane protein 213 — translation MKHFSCEPWAALAVLFLTTALWDSCSAAAEDISNVSTTEYEPPCLNVNFCRQAATCCPSGMDDYGWIAAAVGWSLWFLTLILLCMDKILKLRPDEPKYLVA, via the exons ATGAAGCACTTCTCCTgtgagccctgggcagcccttgCTGTGCTTTTCCTCACCACTGCCCTCTGGGATTCCTGCTCAGCAG cagctgaggacaTCTCCAATGTTTCAACAACTGAGTATGAACCACCATGTCTTA ACGTGAACTTCTGCAGGCAAGCGGCCACGTGCTGCCCTTCGGGCATGGATGACTACGGGTGGATTGCAGCGGCCGTCGGCTGGAGCCTCTGGTTTCTGACCCTCATCCTGCTCTGCATGGACAAGATCCTGAAACTCCGGCCTGATGAACCCAAATACTTGGTGGCCTGA